In a genomic window of Rhodobacter sp. 24-YEA-8:
- a CDS encoding ABC transporter ATP-binding protein, which produces MSETVLDISQVSKRFGTTLANDNISLSLARGEIIALLGENGAGKTTLMSMLFGHYTPDSGHISVMGRVLPPGRPRAAIRAGIGMVHQHFSLAPNLSVLENVMTGTESLWRPWSDRAKGRARLMEISARFGLKVNPDARLGDLSVGEQQRVEILKALYNDAKILVLDEPTAVLTNVEAEHMFANLKDMARKGLSIIFISHKLDEVMATADRIVVLRGGRVVAGRRAVETSKAELAGLMVGREVKRPLREAADPGAMVLEAKAVSLLEGGVARLKSVDFHLRAGEVLGIIGVSGNGQAALARLIGGLARRSAGEITLFGQPVGDLSVRDVVGAGIGRIPEDRNHDGVIGEMAIWENAVLERLPEFTRRGLVDRKAGMDFARRIIEGFDVRGGTPASRIRLLSGGNVQKLILGRNLIEHPKILIAAQPARGLDEGAVAAVHERILAARKAGAAVLLISEDLDEVMALADRIQAITGGRLSPPVRPEGITARQLGLMMAGEWGAAEHAV; this is translated from the coding sequence ATGAGTGAAACCGTTCTCGACATTTCCCAGGTCAGCAAAAGGTTCGGCACGACACTGGCGAATGACAATATTTCTCTTAGCCTTGCGCGCGGCGAGATCATCGCGCTTCTGGGCGAGAATGGCGCGGGCAAGACCACACTGATGTCGATGCTCTTTGGCCATTACACCCCAGATTCCGGGCATATTTCGGTGATGGGACGGGTGCTGCCGCCGGGGCGGCCCAGGGCTGCAATCCGCGCCGGCATCGGCATGGTGCATCAGCATTTCTCGCTGGCCCCAAACCTTTCCGTGCTGGAAAATGTGATGACCGGCACCGAGAGCCTCTGGCGCCCCTGGTCGGACAGGGCAAAGGGCCGGGCCCGGCTGATGGAGATCTCCGCGCGTTTCGGGCTGAAGGTCAACCCCGATGCGCGGCTTGGCGATCTGTCGGTGGGCGAGCAGCAGCGGGTCGAGATTCTCAAGGCGCTTTACAATGATGCGAAGATCCTGGTGCTGGATGAGCCGACCGCGGTTCTGACCAATGTCGAGGCCGAGCATATGTTTGCAAACCTCAAGGATATGGCGCGGAAGGGGCTTTCGATCATCTTCATCTCGCATAAGCTTGACGAGGTGATGGCGACGGCTGACCGGATCGTGGTGCTGCGCGGCGGGCGTGTGGTGGCCGGGCGCCGTGCGGTCGAGACCTCGAAGGCGGAACTTGCCGGGCTGATGGTCGGGCGTGAGGTGAAGCGGCCTCTGCGCGAGGCGGCCGATCCCGGCGCGATGGTCCTGGAGGCAAAAGCGGTCTCCCTGCTTGAGGGCGGCGTCGCGCGGCTGAAATCGGTCGATTTCCATCTGCGCGCAGGCGAGGTGCTGGGGATCATCGGGGTCTCGGGCAATGGCCAGGCGGCACTGGCGCGGCTGATCGGCGGGCTTGCGCGGCGCAGTGCCGGTGAGATCACGCTGTTTGGTCAGCCGGTCGGCGATCTCTCGGTGCGCGATGTGGTCGGGGCCGGGATCGGCCGCATTCCCGAAGACCGCAATCATGATGGCGTCATCGGCGAAATGGCGATCTGGGAAAATGCGGTGCTGGAACGGCTGCCGGAATTCACCCGGCGCGGCCTTGTGGACCGCAAGGCGGGGATGGATTTCGCCCGCCGGATCATCGAAGGCTTTGACGTGCGCGGGGGCACACCTGCAAGCCGGATCCGCCTCCTGTCGGGGGGCAATGTGCAAAAGCTGATCCTCGGGCGGAACCTGATCGAACACCCCAAAATCCTGATCGCCGCGCAACCGGCACGGGGCCTTGACGAGGGCGCGGTCGCGGCGGTGCATGAGCGCATCCTTGCCGCGCGCAAAGCGGGGGCGGCGGTGCTTTTGATTTCGGAAGATCTTGATGAGGTCATGGCGCTTGCCGACCGCATTCAGGCGATTACCGGCGGCCGCCTGTCGCCGCCGGTCCGCCCCGAGGGGATCACGGCGCGGCAACTGGGGCTGATGATGGCCGGCGAATGGGGAGCGGCAGAACATGCGGTTTGA
- the mgrA gene encoding L-glyceraldehyde 3-phosphate reductase, which produces MSYIPAADRYDNNRAKYRYTGKSGLQLPALSLGLWHNFGDTTPLETQREIVFSAFDHGITHFDLANNYGPPYGAAEVNFGRILREDLTAHRDELIISTKAGWDMWPGPYGQGGGSRKYVLSSLDQSLKRLGVDYVDIFYSHRFDARTPLEETADALATAVKQGKALYVGVSSYSGAKTREMAALLRDRQVPLLINQPSYNLFNRWIEKDLLDTVEETGTGIIAFTALAQGLLTGKYLNGIPEDARVNRAGGGSLRPEHLSDENLARARALNEIAKRRGQSLAQLALAWVLRDPRVTSTLIGASTAAQVAENVAALDNLDFSPEELAEIDLHAVDGGVNLWDKPSHDQEI; this is translated from the coding sequence ATGAGCTATATCCCCGCCGCCGATCGCTATGACAACAACCGTGCGAAATACCGCTATACCGGCAAAAGCGGGCTGCAATTGCCGGCGCTTTCGCTGGGGCTCTGGCATAATTTTGGCGATACCACCCCGCTTGAGACACAGCGCGAAATCGTCTTCAGCGCCTTTGATCACGGCATCACCCATTTCGACCTCGCCAACAATTACGGCCCTCCCTATGGCGCGGCCGAGGTCAATTTCGGCCGTATCCTGCGCGAGGATCTTACCGCGCATCGCGATGAGCTGATCATCTCGACCAAGGCCGGCTGGGATATGTGGCCGGGGCCTTACGGTCAGGGCGGCGGCTCACGTAAATATGTGCTGTCCAGCCTGGATCAGAGCCTGAAACGGCTGGGCGTTGATTATGTCGACATCTTCTATTCGCACCGCTTTGACGCCAGAACGCCGCTGGAAGAAACGGCGGATGCGCTGGCGACGGCGGTGAAACAGGGTAAGGCGCTTTATGTCGGCGTCTCGTCTTATTCCGGTGCTAAAACCCGCGAGATGGCGGCGCTTCTGCGCGACCGCCAGGTGCCGCTTCTGATCAATCAGCCCTCTTACAACCTGTTCAACCGCTGGATTGAAAAGGATCTTCTCGACACCGTTGAAGAGACCGGCACCGGGATCATCGCCTTCACCGCGCTGGCGCAGGGGCTTTTGACCGGCAAGTATCTGAATGGCATTCCCGAAGACGCGCGGGTGAACCGGGCGGGCGGCGGCTCGCTGCGTCCCGAGCATCTGAGCGACGAAAACCTCGCCCGCGCCCGCGCGTTGAATGAAATCGCGAAACGGCGTGGCCAGAGCCTTGCGCAGCTGGCGCTGGCCTGGGTCCTGCGCGATCCGCGTGTGACCTCGACCCTGATCGGGGCCTCGACGGCGGCACAGGTTGCGGAAAATGTCGCGGCGCTGGACAACCTGGATTTCAGCCCGGAAGAGCTGGCGGAAATCGACCTCCATGCGGTCGATGGCGGCGTCAATCTCTGGGATAAGCCATCCCATGACCAGGAGATCTGA
- a CDS encoding FAD/NAD(P)-binding protein — translation MTEQRPIIPSGGRHIAIVGAGLSGSALAWHLARLSGDKTLRISLIDPRPEPGRGLAYSTPDPDHRLNVPHTRMTLDTSEPDHYAHWLQSGAAPAFAADALRPDGAIFTPRAVFGAYVLAHLQPFLDAGRIVHLQSRAVSATRAAGLWQIGLEDGRVIRADELVLAATHPGPGLPRGLEALAGTPALIADPYLPAALDGIDPEEELLIIGSGLTGADIVASLMRHNHKGRIRLLSRSGRRSQPHGPVQDESSADFTLDPPGTALALLRRIRAELAIAAEAGLTWHPVFDRLRSQGPQIWAALPLPERRRLLRHLRGLWDIHRFRIAPQTHASLLAAEQSNQLIALAGRVTGLERDGARLRISLRLRRGGALRFTADRVILATGPAHGAVTATNPLYADLAHQGLIATDPLGLGLSATTEGEAIDGKGQPQSDLLIAGPLARAAVGELMGVPEVTAWAERLAAKLAQAPVSA, via the coding sequence ATGACCGAACAGCGCCCGATCATCCCCTCCGGCGGGCGGCATATTGCCATTGTGGGGGCCGGGCTTTCCGGATCGGCGCTGGCCTGGCATCTCGCCCGGCTGAGCGGTGACAAGACCCTGCGCATCAGTCTGATCGATCCGAGGCCAGAGCCGGGCAGGGGGCTCGCCTATTCCACACCAGACCCCGATCATCGGCTGAACGTGCCGCATACCCGGATGACGCTCGACACATCCGAGCCGGATCACTATGCGCATTGGCTGCAATCGGGGGCGGCGCCTGCCTTCGCGGCGGATGCGCTGCGCCCGGACGGGGCGATTTTCACACCGCGCGCGGTGTTTGGTGCCTATGTGCTGGCGCATCTGCAACCCTTCCTCGATGCCGGCCGGATCGTGCATCTGCAAAGCCGGGCCGTCAGCGCAACGCGCGCCGCTGGTCTCTGGCAGATCGGGCTTGAGGACGGCCGCGTGATCCGGGCCGATGAGCTGGTGCTCGCGGCAACCCATCCCGGCCCCGGCCTGCCGCGCGGGCTTGAAGCCCTCGCCGGGACGCCCGCGCTGATCGCCGACCCCTATCTGCCCGCTGCGCTGGACGGGATTGACCCGGAGGAAGAGCTGCTGATCATCGGCTCGGGCCTGACCGGCGCCGATATTGTTGCAAGCCTGATGCGGCACAACCACAAAGGGCGGATCCGGCTTTTATCGCGCTCGGGGCGCCGTTCGCAGCCGCATGGGCCGGTCCAGGACGAGAGCAGCGCAGATTTCACCCTTGATCCGCCGGGCACGGCACTGGCGCTCTTGCGCCGTATCCGGGCCGAACTGGCGATTGCGGCAGAGGCCGGGCTGACCTGGCATCCGGTCTTTGACCGTCTGCGGAGCCAGGGCCCGCAGATATGGGCCGCGCTGCCCTTGCCCGAGCGCCGCCGGCTCCTGCGCCATCTGCGCGGGCTATGGGACATCCACCGCTTCCGCATCGCGCCGCAGACCCATGCAAGCCTGCTCGCGGCCGAGCAGTCAAACCAGCTGATCGCGCTGGCCGGCCGGGTGACCGGGCTCGAACGTGACGGCGCGCGGCTGCGTATCAGCCTGCGGCTGCGCCGGGGCGGCGCGCTGCGCTTCACAGCGGATCGGGTGATCCTTGCCACGGGACCGGCACATGGGGCGGTGACGGCAACCAACCCGCTTTACGCCGATCTTGCGCATCAGGGGCTGATTGCGACCGATCCGCTTGGGCTTGGCCTTTCGGCGACAACGGAGGGGGAGGCGATTGATGGAAAAGGCCAGCCGCAAAGCGATCTTCTGATCGCCGGACCGCTGGCCCGCGCCGCTGTCGGCGAACTTATGGGGGTCCCCGAGGTTACCGCCTGGGCCGAAAGGCTTGCGGCAAAGCTGGCACAGGCGCCGGTTTCGGCCTGA
- a CDS encoding ABC transporter permease, with protein MRFERREQIPPALAVLTPLIAVAISLTLAGGLIALAGAPVLTAFGKIITGAFGSKLAVTETLARTAPLILTGLAAAVAFRARLWNIGAEGQLYLGAIAVAAASAYLFGGLPGVVQIPLLFITGALAGMILLLIPLWLRLRFQVDEVVTTLLLNFVAVLFVSMLIDTVLKDPLAFGWPQSVPVAPEAELPRIIPRSRLHIGLLVAVVLAFIVHFLQSRTAFGLQSRAAGLNPSGAAFAGVPLGRTLVLVAMLSGGLAGLAGAVEVMGITSYVTTELSPGYGYSGIVVAMLAGLHPLGVVLAALFTAVMFVGADAMSRSLAVPSYIADVTVALSLLTMLVAIFFTQYRIRR; from the coding sequence ATGCGGTTTGAACGGCGCGAACAAATCCCGCCGGCGCTGGCGGTGCTGACGCCCCTGATCGCGGTGGCGATCTCGCTGACGCTAGCGGGCGGGCTGATTGCGCTTGCCGGGGCGCCGGTTCTGACCGCGTTTGGCAAGATCATCACCGGGGCATTCGGCTCGAAACTGGCGGTGACAGAGACGCTGGCGCGCACGGCGCCGCTGATCCTGACCGGGCTTGCCGCCGCCGTCGCCTTTCGCGCCCGGCTGTGGAATATCGGGGCAGAGGGGCAGCTTTACCTCGGTGCGATTGCCGTGGCCGCTGCCAGCGCGTATCTGTTCGGCGGATTGCCGGGCGTCGTGCAGATCCCGCTTCTGTTCATCACCGGCGCGCTGGCGGGGATGATCCTCCTGCTGATCCCGCTCTGGCTCCGGCTGCGGTTCCAGGTGGATGAGGTGGTGACGACGCTGCTTCTGAACTTCGTCGCGGTGCTGTTTGTCTCGATGCTGATCGACACGGTGCTGAAAGACCCGCTTGCCTTTGGCTGGCCGCAATCGGTGCCGGTCGCTCCTGAGGCAGAACTGCCCCGGATCATCCCGCGCTCGCGTCTCCATATTGGGCTTCTCGTGGCGGTGGTGCTGGCCTTTATTGTGCATTTCCTCCAGTCACGCACCGCTTTCGGGCTGCAATCCAGGGCGGCGGGGCTGAACCCCTCGGGCGCAGCTTTCGCGGGCGTGCCGCTGGGGCGGACACTGGTGCTGGTCGCGATGCTGTCTGGGGGGCTTGCCGGGCTTGCCGGTGCAGTTGAGGTGATGGGCATCACCTCTTATGTCACGACCGAGCTGTCGCCGGGCTATGGCTATTCCGGCATCGTCGTCGCGATGCTTGCAGGGCTGCACCCGCTGGGCGTGGTGCTGGCCGCCTTGTTCACTGCAGTGATGTTTGTCGGCGCCGATGCGATGAGCCGCTCGCTCGCGGTGCCGTCTTACATCGCGGATGTGACGGTGGCGCTGTCCTTGCTGACCATGCTGGTTGCGATTTTCTTCACCCAATACAGGATCCGCAGATGA
- a CDS encoding ABC transporter permease: MSDIIDILASAGLWAAVLRIATPLIFATLGALLCERAGVLNLGIEGIMTFGAMIGWFAVWNGADLWTGLFVAALSGMVFGVLHAALTVTLGLSQHVSGLGVTLFASSFSYYLFRLLVPVEGTPPKIIPFQPLHIPVLSDLPFFGQAVFTQTAPTWLAIALALALAFTLFRTPLGLAIRMTGENPHAAEAQGINPMVIRYGAVIAGSALMAMGGAFLTLSAFDSFIPTMVQGRGWICIALVVFASWRPGRALAGALLFAFFDAFQLRLQTVMGGALPYQLFLMVPFVLSILALAVMARRARVPQALMQPYRRGER; encoded by the coding sequence ATGAGCGATATTATCGATATCCTCGCCTCGGCGGGGCTTTGGGCGGCGGTCCTCAGGATCGCCACGCCGCTGATTTTCGCCACGCTTGGCGCGCTGCTATGCGAACGGGCCGGCGTTCTGAACCTCGGTATCGAAGGGATCATGACCTTCGGCGCGATGATCGGATGGTTTGCCGTCTGGAATGGTGCCGATCTCTGGACGGGGCTGTTCGTCGCGGCTTTGTCGGGGATGGTGTTCGGGGTGCTGCATGCCGCGCTGACGGTGACGCTGGGGCTGTCGCAGCATGTCTCGGGGCTTGGCGTCACACTCTTCGCCTCGTCCTTCAGCTATTACCTCTTTCGCCTGCTGGTTCCGGTCGAGGGCACGCCGCCAAAGATCATCCCGTTCCAGCCGCTGCATATTCCGGTTCTGTCTGATCTGCCCTTCTTCGGCCAGGCGGTCTTTACCCAGACCGCGCCGACCTGGCTCGCGATTGCCCTGGCGCTGGCCCTGGCCTTCACCCTTTTCCGCACGCCGCTCGGCCTTGCGATCCGCATGACCGGCGAGAACCCGCATGCCGCCGAGGCTCAGGGCATAAACCCGATGGTGATCCGCTACGGCGCGGTGATCGCCGGATCGGCACTGATGGCGATGGGCGGCGCGTTCCTCACACTTTCCGCCTTTGACAGTTTCATCCCGACCATGGTTCAGGGCCGTGGCTGGATCTGCATCGCGCTGGTGGTCTTTGCCTCCTGGCGGCCAGGGAGGGCCCTGGCGGGCGCGCTCTTATTCGCGTTTTTCGACGCCTTCCAGCTGCGGCTGCAAACCGTTATGGGCGGCGCGCTGCCCTATCAGCTTTTCCTGATGGTCCCCTTCGTGCTGTCGATCCTCGCGCTTGCGGTGATGGCGCGTCGTGCGCGGGTGCCACAGGCATTGATGCAACCCTATCGGCGCGGCGAGCGTTAA
- a CDS encoding BMP family protein: MTRDLRLSRRFLLQSGVILGASSLPLLRPAYAATPVRVAGVHGSPVENAWNSVLHKALLEAAADGTIEYTFSEGISATDYPRAMREYAEAGNQLIIGETFPVERQGREVAADYPDTAFAMGSSGGPEGDNFGTFGTWNYDGAYLAGMLAGKMTQTNVVGSVGAIPIPEINLLINAFAEGVKAVNPEAKHLVAWIGTFFDPPKAREAGLAMIDAGADILFGERIGTADAAKERGVKAIGSLIDYTPMYPDTVFANALWGFRPILNAIVADVAAGNPTGKDYTAFGLMKEGGSDISYVTGVASPEAEAAMEAVRAEIKAGSFTVPQNFDEPK; this comes from the coding sequence ATGACCAGGGATCTTCGTCTTTCACGCCGCTTTCTTCTGCAATCTGGGGTAATCCTCGGCGCGTCCTCGCTGCCTTTGCTGCGGCCAGCCTATGCTGCAACGCCGGTCAGGGTCGCGGGCGTGCATGGCTCGCCGGTGGAAAACGCCTGGAATTCGGTCCTGCATAAGGCGCTTCTGGAGGCGGCGGCTGATGGCACCATCGAATACACTTTCTCGGAAGGGATTTCCGCCACCGACTACCCGCGCGCGATGCGGGAATATGCCGAAGCCGGCAATCAGCTGATCATCGGCGAGACCTTCCCGGTGGAACGTCAGGGCCGCGAAGTCGCTGCCGATTACCCGGATACCGCCTTTGCCATGGGCTCGTCCGGCGGGCCGGAGGGGGATAATTTCGGCACATTCGGCACCTGGAATTATGACGGCGCCTATCTCGCGGGCATGCTCGCAGGCAAGATGACACAGACGAATGTGGTGGGGTCTGTCGGCGCCATCCCGATCCCGGAAATCAACCTTCTGATCAATGCCTTCGCCGAAGGCGTCAAGGCGGTGAACCCCGAGGCGAAACATCTTGTCGCCTGGATCGGCACCTTCTTTGACCCGCCGAAAGCCCGCGAGGCCGGGCTTGCGATGATCGATGCCGGCGCAGACATCCTTTTTGGCGAACGGATCGGCACGGCGGATGCCGCCAAAGAACGCGGCGTCAAGGCCATCGGCTCGCTGATCGACTATACGCCGATGTATCCCGACACAGTTTTCGCCAACGCGCTCTGGGGCTTCCGTCCGATCCTGAACGCGATTGTGGCCGATGTGGCGGCGGGCAATCCGACCGGCAAGGATTATACCGCCTTCGGCCTGATGAAAGAGGGCGGCAGCGATATCTCCTATGTGACCGGCGTGGCATCCCCCGAGGCAGAGGCTGCGATGGAAGCGGTTCGGGCCGAGATCAAAGCCGGCAGTTTCACCGTGCCACAAAACTTTGACGAGCCGAAGTAA
- a CDS encoding amidase yields MGSDAIALASAIRRGHLTAAEAMEASFARAEACADLGALAHLNKLRGRALASEFDALPGNAPQRYAAFGGVPLVVKDLGAPFPGFPVCAGSAMFSREGPGEHSELAARFRAAGLCPFALTTVPEFGLSLASEPAAGPVAKNPLDPGLSPGGSSGGAAAAVAAGIAAIAHATDAGGSIRVPAAACGLVGLKPGRGSVPGGPGFGNHLGGIASELAICRSVRDAEAIFAAATIGGAHGPFAGPLLEEAKSGPLTIGLVTDMGPDWPIDEARAEAVEAAARVLARNGHRIRPLEGETVMDLAVRSGRIFADIVSINLAELSARLDFSQAEQMTRAVVARGLAMTASTLWASLNEMVYVARDLWRIFDGVDLLLTPMLSGPPRPIGSFPTDHSDTDLHFDRMARFAPLASLANISGAPAITLPFGADAAGLPLPVQLIAPMGQERLLLSIAARLEVEERWTHPFAVAGLT; encoded by the coding sequence ATGGGATCAGATGCGATAGCTTTGGCCTCGGCGATCCGCCGGGGTCATCTGACGGCGGCGGAGGCGATGGAAGCCTCTTTCGCGCGCGCAGAGGCATGCGCGGATCTTGGCGCGCTGGCGCATCTGAACAAGCTGCGCGGGCGGGCGCTGGCGAGCGAGTTTGACGCGCTTCCCGGCAATGCGCCGCAGCGCTATGCGGCCTTTGGCGGTGTGCCGCTGGTGGTCAAGGATCTCGGCGCGCCGTTTCCGGGCTTTCCGGTCTGTGCCGGATCGGCGATGTTTTCGCGGGAGGGCCCGGGAGAGCACAGCGAGCTGGCCGCAAGGTTCCGGGCGGCGGGGCTTTGCCCTTTCGCCCTGACAACTGTGCCGGAATTCGGCCTTTCGCTGGCGTCAGAGCCGGCGGCCGGGCCTGTGGCGAAGAACCCGCTGGACCCGGGCCTGTCGCCTGGGGGGTCATCGGGCGGGGCGGCGGCGGCGGTTGCAGCCGGGATCGCGGCGATTGCACATGCGACTGATGCAGGCGGCTCGATCCGGGTGCCCGCGGCGGCTTGCGGTCTTGTCGGGCTGAAACCGGGGCGCGGATCGGTGCCGGGAGGGCCGGGTTTCGGCAATCATCTGGGCGGCATCGCAAGCGAGCTGGCGATCTGCCGTTCGGTCCGCGATGCGGAGGCGATCTTTGCCGCCGCGACCATCGGCGGCGCCCATGGGCCTTTCGCCGGCCCCTTGCTGGAAGAGGCGAAATCAGGCCCGCTGACCATCGGCCTTGTCACCGATATGGGCCCGGACTGGCCCATCGATGAGGCGAGGGCAGAGGCGGTCGAAGCGGCGGCGCGGGTTCTGGCCCGCAACGGCCACCGCATCCGCCCGCTGGAGGGCGAGACGGTGATGGACCTCGCCGTCCGCAGCGGGCGTATCTTTGCGGATATCGTCTCGATCAATCTCGCGGAACTCTCGGCGCGACTGGATTTCAGCCAGGCCGAACAGATGACCCGGGCGGTGGTGGCGCGGGGGCTTGCAATGACGGCAAGCACACTCTGGGCGAGCCTCAACGAGATGGTCTATGTCGCGCGCGACCTGTGGCGGATCTTTGACGGGGTGGATCTGCTTCTGACGCCGATGCTGTCCGGGCCGCCGCGGCCCATCGGATCCTTTCCGACCGATCATTCTGACACCGATCTGCATTTCGACCGGATGGCGCGTTTCGCACCGCTGGCCAGCCTTGCGAACATCTCTGGCGCGCCCGCGATCACACTGCCCTTCGGCGCCGATGCGGCAGGACTGCCGCTGCCGGTACAGCTGATTGCGCCGATGGGGCAGGAGCGGCTGCTTTTGTCCATCGCTGCCCGGCTTGAGGTCGAAGAGCGCTGGACCCATCCCTTTGCCGTAGCGGGGCTGACATGA
- a CDS encoding SfnB family sulfur acquisition oxidoreductase — protein MGSLTGNQIDYTLHPRVNSDDPVPARPRPSEPAYVLKDEADAIRVATELAAELAKDAALRDREGLLPLRELDLYSQSGIWSIIVPKEYGGPGLSYATLAKVIAIVASGDPSVAQIAQNHIAILGLIDIDATDAEKREIFGWALQGLRFGNAFSEFGGKTVVDFKTRVTFEGDEAVVNGEKFYTTGALLSHIVPIVSIGDDGAYLVFADRGTEGLTITNNWSSFGQRTTGSGSVRLENVRVPKARAVKLQDVSVVPTVQGPISQIIQAAIDAGIARNAIDETIRFVTTQSRPWIDSGKETAGEDPYTIQAIGTLKIHLHAADALLEIAGRAIDRGLADPSEANVTDATIKTAEAKVLTTQVAIDATNKLFELGGTRSTLAQHALDRHWRNARTHTLHDPVRWKFYHVGNYYLNGVNPPRHPWN, from the coding sequence ATGGGCTCTCTGACCGGTAACCAGATCGACTATACCCTGCATCCGCGTGTCAATTCCGATGACCCGGTGCCCGCCCGCCCGCGCCCGTCCGAGCCGGCATATGTGCTGAAAGACGAGGCCGATGCGATCCGCGTCGCGACAGAGCTGGCGGCAGAGCTGGCGAAGGATGCTGCGCTTCGCGACCGTGAGGGGCTTTTGCCGCTGCGCGAGCTGGATCTCTATTCGCAAAGTGGCATCTGGTCGATCATCGTGCCGAAGGAATATGGCGGACCAGGCCTGTCCTATGCCACGCTTGCGAAGGTGATCGCGATTGTCGCCTCGGGTGATCCGTCGGTGGCGCAGATTGCGCAGAACCATATCGCCATTCTCGGGCTGATCGACATTGACGCAACCGATGCCGAAAAACGCGAGATCTTTGGCTGGGCGTTGCAGGGGCTGCGCTTTGGCAATGCCTTCTCGGAATTCGGCGGCAAGACCGTGGTCGATTTCAAGACCCGCGTTACCTTCGAGGGCGATGAGGCCGTGGTGAATGGCGAGAAATTCTACACAACCGGCGCGCTCCTGTCGCATATCGTGCCAATTGTCTCGATCGGGGATGACGGCGCTTATCTCGTCTTTGCCGACCGCGGGACCGAAGGGCTGACGATCACCAATAACTGGTCAAGCTTTGGCCAGCGCACCACCGGCTCCGGTTCGGTCCGGCTGGAGAATGTGCGGGTCCCGAAGGCGCGCGCGGTCAAACTCCAGGATGTTTCGGTGGTGCCGACCGTGCAGGGGCCGATCTCGCAGATCATCCAGGCTGCGATTGATGCCGGTATCGCGCGCAATGCGATTGACGAGACGATCCGCTTTGTGACGACCCAAAGCCGGCCCTGGATCGACAGCGGTAAAGAGACTGCGGGCGAGGATCCCTATACGATTCAGGCCATTGGCACGCTGAAGATCCACCTTCACGCCGCCGATGCGCTGCTTGAGATTGCCGGGCGCGCCATCGACCGGGGCCTTGCCGATCCGTCTGAGGCCAATGTGACCGACGCGACCATCAAGACCGCCGAGGCCAAGGTGCTGACCACCCAGGTCGCAATTGACGCGACCAACAAGCTGTTTGAATTGGGCGGCACCCGCTCGACACTGGCGCAGCATGCGCTGGACCGGCATTGGCGCAATGCCCGTACCCATACGCTGCATGATCCGGTGCGCTGGAAATTCTACCATGTCGGCAACTACTACCTGAATGGCGTCAACCCGCCGCGCCATCCCTGGAACTGA
- a CDS encoding 3'-5' exonuclease, which yields MLDHTIIVPAGPFRFVALDVETANSDPASICQIGIACVGHDGSVNVFSTLVDPVQRFSGFNVQLHGIGPDHVMGAPRFPEVLPLISPLLQAHLIIQHSTFDSRAISGACRAGGLPDPGWRWANSVTIARRAWPEFCGNGGHGLGHLKKALTLDFAHHDAGEDAKAAAMVVLRAEAKTGMSLEDLIAAPRRPPARRPGNLSSRQDIKLVQA from the coding sequence ATGCTTGACCACACCATCATCGTCCCGGCCGGCCCGTTTCGGTTTGTCGCACTGGATGTCGAAACGGCCAATTCGGATCCTGCGAGCATTTGCCAGATCGGCATCGCCTGTGTCGGACATGACGGCTCGGTGAACGTGTTCAGCACTCTGGTCGATCCGGTGCAGCGGTTTTCGGGGTTCAACGTGCAACTGCACGGGATCGGACCCGACCACGTGATGGGCGCCCCGCGATTTCCCGAGGTGTTGCCGCTGATTTCACCGCTTCTTCAGGCGCATCTCATCATTCAGCACAGCACTTTTGACAGCAGGGCCATCAGTGGCGCATGCCGCGCCGGGGGGCTTCCTGATCCTGGCTGGCGATGGGCGAACAGTGTGACGATCGCCCGCCGGGCCTGGCCGGAATTCTGTGGCAATGGCGGACATGGCCTTGGCCATCTGAAAAAGGCGCTGACGCTTGATTTTGCCCATCATGATGCCGGCGAGGATGCAAAGGCTGCGGCAATGGTTGTCCTGCGGGCCGAGGCAAAGACCGGAATGTCGCTGGAAGACCTGATTGCGGCGCCGCGCAGGCCCCCGGCCCGCAGGCCCGGGAACCTCAGCTCCAGGCAGGATATCAAACTGGTGCAAGCCTGA